Proteins from one Loktanella sp. M215 genomic window:
- a CDS encoding efflux RND transporter permease subunit codes for MTQTGPQPDTDTDATAPGGTALFVRRPILAFVLSALIIIAGVAGLLGVEVRELPDVDRPVITVRTDFEGASPETVDQELTGRIEGALGRVSGIRSISSSSEFGESRVTLEFGDDVDLDVAATDARDAVARIVNNLPEGADEPRIVKADANAQPVIRVAVTSATRSPQDLTNIVQEQVEDRLISVAGVADLQIYGDRAPIFRVDIDMAALASRGLTLADMRNALSDVAFDAPAGDLSGSRQTINVRTTATVATPEAFGDLELADNVFIRDVATVTLGPAPNETVLRANGQTGLGLGVIRQATSNTLEISKAVRAVVAELDRTLPDDVSIFVTSDDAVFINGAITEVLKTLGLATLIVVIIIYVFLRDWRATLIPALTLPVSLIGTLAAVYIAGFSVNILTLLALVLATGMVVDDAIVVLENIVRRRSEGMGARAAAVLGTQQVFFAVVTTTATLAAVFVPLSFLPGQAGGLFREFGFTLAIAVMLSSVVALTLCPVLASRLLTRDMTQAPRGPMVWLGDRLGGFYAATLKGALAAPLVVVLVAALFGATAFLVAGGIRSELTPPEDRAVALLRVSVPQGVSVDYTNAKMKEIEGIIDPLRASGEVTNVFAISGFGGNGGFMVISLAKWEDRARSQQEIVGEINGKLRGIVGVRAFAIQPNSLGIRGAGEGLRFAITGDNYAQLAEVSAAMVERMRQDPALGQIDLGYETTQPQLFIQIDRTRAADLGIDITGLGQALRAVLDGAPVGSVFIDDTSYDIEMLSTRDPVNDPGDLENVFIQSGDGQMVPMSSFVTLEERAVAPELTREGQNRAVEITAGLTPELALGAALDQVQQIGAEVLAEQNRIVPLAEAATLDQTAGGLVVTFGFAILIVFLVLSAQFESFISAIVVMSTVPLGLACAIFALLLSGQSLNVYSQIGLVMLVGIMAKNGILIVEFANQLRDDGQDIRSAIFDASTIRLRPVMMTMVSTVLGGVPLIFSAGAGAEAREALGWIIVGGLGLATISTLYLTPVAYLLLARFTTPKAEEEARLVRELREAKALGA; via the coding sequence ATGACGCAGACCGGACCCCAGCCTGACACCGATACCGACGCCACCGCCCCCGGCGGCACCGCGCTGTTCGTGCGGCGGCCGATTCTGGCCTTTGTGCTGAGTGCTTTGATCATCATCGCAGGCGTCGCGGGGCTGCTGGGGGTCGAGGTGCGGGAATTGCCCGACGTCGACCGGCCCGTGATTACGGTGCGGACGGATTTCGAAGGCGCCTCGCCCGAAACCGTGGATCAGGAGCTGACCGGCCGGATCGAGGGCGCACTGGGCCGGGTGTCTGGCATCCGCAGCATTTCATCAAGTTCGGAGTTCGGCGAAAGCCGCGTGACGCTGGAATTCGGCGACGACGTCGATCTGGATGTGGCAGCGACCGACGCGCGCGACGCGGTGGCGCGGATCGTCAACAACCTGCCCGAAGGCGCGGACGAGCCGCGGATCGTCAAGGCGGATGCGAATGCGCAGCCGGTGATCCGGGTGGCCGTCACCTCTGCCACGCGGTCGCCGCAGGACCTGACCAATATCGTGCAGGAGCAGGTGGAGGATCGCCTGATCTCTGTCGCCGGGGTGGCGGATTTGCAGATCTACGGCGACCGCGCGCCGATCTTTCGCGTCGATATCGACATGGCGGCGCTGGCCAGCCGGGGGCTGACGCTGGCTGATATGCGCAATGCGCTGTCCGACGTGGCCTTTGACGCGCCCGCGGGCGATCTGTCTGGCAGCCGTCAGACGATCAACGTGCGGACCACCGCGACCGTGGCGACGCCAGAGGCGTTCGGCGATCTTGAACTGGCCGACAACGTCTTTATCCGCGATGTGGCGACCGTGACCCTTGGCCCCGCGCCGAATGAGACGGTGCTGCGGGCGAACGGGCAGACCGGCCTTGGCCTTGGCGTGATCCGGCAGGCGACGAGCAACACGCTGGAGATTTCCAAGGCCGTACGCGCGGTCGTGGCCGAACTGGACCGGACCCTGCCGGATGATGTCAGCATCTTTGTCACGTCCGACGACGCCGTGTTCATCAACGGCGCCATTACCGAGGTGCTGAAGACGCTGGGGCTGGCGACGCTGATCGTGGTCATCATCATCTATGTCTTTTTGCGCGACTGGCGGGCAACGCTGATCCCGGCGCTGACGTTGCCGGTGTCGTTGATCGGGACGCTTGCGGCGGTCTATATTGCCGGATTCTCGGTCAATATCCTGACTTTGCTGGCCTTGGTGCTGGCGACGGGGATGGTGGTGGACGACGCCATCGTGGTGCTGGAAAACATCGTGCGGCGCCGGTCCGAAGGGATGGGCGCGCGGGCGGCCGCCGTGCTGGGCACGCAGCAGGTGTTCTTTGCCGTCGTCACGACCACCGCGACGCTGGCCGCCGTGTTCGTGCCGCTGTCGTTCCTGCCGGGACAGGCGGGCGGGCTGTTCCGCGAGTTCGGGTTCACGCTGGCCATCGCGGTCATGCTGTCGTCGGTCGTGGCGCTGACCCTGTGCCCGGTGCTGGCCAGCCGGTTGCTGACCCGCGACATGACGCAAGCGCCGCGCGGGCCGATGGTCTGGCTGGGCGATCGGTTGGGCGGATTCTATGCCGCGACGCTGAAGGGGGCGCTGGCCGCCCCGCTGGTCGTCGTGCTGGTGGCGGCGCTGTTCGGGGCGACGGCGTTTCTGGTCGCCGGTGGCATCCGCAGCGAGCTGACCCCGCCGGAGGATCGCGCCGTGGCGCTGTTGCGCGTGTCGGTGCCGCAGGGGGTGTCGGTAGATTACACCAATGCCAAGATGAAAGAGATCGAGGGCATCATCGACCCGCTGCGTGCCAGCGGCGAGGTCACGAATGTCTTTGCGATCAGCGGCTTCGGCGGTAACGGCGGGTTCATGGTCATCAGTCTGGCCAAGTGGGAGGATCGCGCCCGCAGCCAGCAGGAGATCGTCGGCGAAATCAACGGCAAGCTGCGCGGAATCGTGGGCGTCCGGGCCTTTGCGATCCAGCCGAACTCGCTTGGGATCCGGGGCGCTGGTGAAGGTCTGCGGTTCGCGATCACCGGCGACAATTATGCGCAACTGGCCGAGGTGTCGGCGGCGATGGTGGAGCGGATGCGGCAGGACCCGGCGCTGGGGCAGATCGACCTTGGCTACGAGACGACGCAGCCGCAATTGTTCATCCAGATCGACCGGACGCGCGCTGCCGATCTGGGGATCGATATCACCGGGTTGGGGCAGGCGTTGCGGGCCGTGCTGGACGGCGCGCCGGTGGGGTCGGTGTTCATCGACGACACGAGCTACGATATCGAGATGCTGTCGACCCGCGATCCGGTGAACGATCCGGGCGATCTGGAGAATGTCTTTATCCAGTCGGGCGACGGGCAGATGGTGCCGATGTCCAGCTTCGTCACGCTGGAGGAACGTGCCGTCGCACCAGAGCTGACCCGCGAGGGGCAGAACCGCGCGGTCGAGATCACGGCAGGCCTGACGCCGGAGCTGGCGCTGGGCGCGGCACTGGATCAGGTGCAGCAGATCGGGGCCGAGGTGCTGGCCGAGCAGAACCGCATCGTGCCGCTGGCCGAGGCGGCGACGCTGGACCAGACGGCGGGCGGTCTGGTCGTGACGTTTGGTTTCGCGATCCTGATCGTGTTCCTCGTGCTGTCGGCGCAGTTCGAAAGCTTCATCTCCGCCATCGTGGTCATGTCCACCGTGCCGCTGGGGCTGGCCTGCGCGATCTTTGCGCTGCTGCTGTCGGGGCAAAGCCTGAACGTCTACAGCCAGATCGGGCTGGTGATGCTGGTGGGGATCATGGCCAAGAACGGCATCCTGATCGTGGAATTTGCTAACCAGTTGCGCGATGACGGGCAGGATATCCGGTCGGCGATCTTCGATGCCTCCACCATCCGGCTGCGGCCGGTGATGATGACCATGGTCTCGACCGTGTTGGGCGGCGTGCCGCTGATCTTTTCCGCAGGCGCCGGGGCAGAGGCGCGCGAGGCGCTGGGCTGGATCATCGTGGGCGGGCTGGGGCTGGCCACGATATCGACCCTTTACCTGACGCCGGTGGCCTATCTGCTGCTGGCGCGGTTCACGACGCCCAAGGCGGAAGAGGAAGCGCGGCTGGTGCGCGAGTTGCGCGAGGCGAAGGCGCTGGGGGCCTAG
- a CDS encoding efflux RND transporter periplasmic adaptor subunit, with translation MSLFKQCLIGLVVLGIALAAWIAYVPSARGLLERAGVTDLLGIAPQAAAASAAPAGPRGGGGAARVISIPVAMGVLDDRVSAIGDAQAIRSVTVRSEAAGLVRRVAVDDGGVVAQGDILAELDDDAQQIAVSTAQVMLDDAQAELARQTQLRQTGASAAVTFQAAQLAVQTAELAVRQADYDLSQRTVRAPIAGRIGLLSVEEGARIATQDPIGVITDQSQMLIAFSLPERVIGQLSVGQTIRLTPLARPDQTLEGRIRAIDNVVDLASRTLRVQGVVANDDDMLRSGMSFRVDLAFEGDPYPVIDPLALQWSNEGSYVWAVRDGKAARVPVVIRQRNADSILVEAELTEGEDVITEGVQTLRDGAAVDIVPSDAARAAAAPAETPPAAD, from the coding sequence ATGTCCCTGTTCAAGCAATGCCTGATCGGTCTGGTGGTTCTGGGCATCGCCCTGGCCGCGTGGATCGCCTACGTCCCCTCGGCGCGGGGCCTGCTGGAGCGTGCGGGCGTGACGGACCTGCTGGGCATCGCCCCGCAAGCGGCAGCGGCAAGTGCCGCCCCCGCCGGTCCGCGCGGTGGCGGCGGCGCGGCGCGGGTCATCAGCATTCCCGTGGCGATGGGCGTGCTGGACGACCGGGTCAGCGCCATCGGCGACGCACAGGCGATCCGGTCCGTGACCGTCCGGTCAGAGGCCGCGGGCCTTGTCCGGCGTGTGGCGGTGGACGACGGCGGTGTGGTGGCACAGGGCGACATTCTGGCAGAGCTTGACGACGACGCGCAGCAGATCGCGGTGTCCACCGCGCAGGTCATGCTGGACGATGCGCAGGCAGAGCTGGCGCGGCAGACGCAGTTGCGCCAGACCGGTGCGTCGGCGGCGGTGACGTTTCAGGCGGCACAGCTGGCTGTGCAGACGGCGGAACTGGCGGTGCGGCAGGCGGATTATGATCTGTCGCAGCGCACCGTCCGCGCCCCCATCGCGGGCCGGATCGGTCTGCTGTCGGTCGAGGAAGGGGCCCGCATCGCCACGCAGGATCCCATCGGGGTCATCACCGACCAGTCGCAGATGCTGATCGCCTTCAGCCTGCCGGAACGGGTGATCGGGCAGCTGTCCGTGGGCCAGACGATCCGCCTGACGCCGCTGGCCCGCCCCGATCAGACGCTGGAAGGGCGGATTCGCGCCATCGACAACGTGGTGGATCTGGCCAGCCGCACCCTGCGGGTGCAGGGCGTCGTGGCCAATGACGACGACATGCTGCGGTCGGGCATGTCGTTCCGCGTGGACCTCGCGTTCGAGGGCGACCCCTATCCGGTGATCGACCCGCTGGCGCTGCAATGGTCGAACGAAGGGTCATACGTCTGGGCGGTGCGCGACGGCAAGGCCGCGCGCGTGCCCGTGGTGATCCGCCAGCGCAATGCCGATAGCATTCTGGTGGAGGCTGAATTGACCGAAGGCGAGGACGTCATCACCGAAGGCGTGCAGACCCTGCGCGACGGTGCGGCGGTGGATATCGTCCCCTCTGACGCCGCGCGCGCCGCTGCCGCCCCGGCAGAGACCCCGCCCGCCGCCGACTGA
- the serB gene encoding phosphoserine phosphatase SerB: protein MFTITLIAKPGQLDATVAETLRKAWAGGPVQWLSPTEAAAFVVQGAPDRFWGVWDDLQPRGIDLVMQPSANRRKRMLLADMDSTMIRQECIDELAAEAGVGERVAAITAKAMNGELDFEGALIERVGLLKGLPETIIQHVLDTRIQLMPGGYELVQTMKAHGGHAALVSGGFTAFTQKIASALGFDEHRANTLLVDGGRLTGYVARPILGRQAKVTALEEITTRLGITPDDVIAVGDGANDLGMLGRAGIGVALHAKPSVQAECDVRINHGDLTALLFVQGYARSEFAT, encoded by the coding sequence ATGTTCACCATCACCCTGATCGCCAAGCCCGGCCAGCTCGACGCCACCGTGGCCGAGACGCTGCGCAAGGCCTGGGCCGGTGGCCCGGTCCAGTGGCTCTCTCCGACAGAGGCGGCGGCCTTCGTCGTGCAGGGCGCGCCGGACCGCTTCTGGGGCGTCTGGGACGACCTGCAACCGCGCGGCATCGACCTCGTCATGCAGCCCAGCGCCAACCGCCGCAAGCGGATGCTGCTGGCCGACATGGACTCCACGATGATCCGTCAGGAATGCATCGACGAACTCGCGGCAGAGGCGGGCGTGGGCGAACGCGTCGCCGCCATCACCGCCAAGGCGATGAACGGCGAACTCGATTTCGAAGGCGCCCTGATCGAACGGGTCGGCCTGCTCAAGGGCCTGCCAGAGACGATCATCCAGCACGTCCTCGACACCCGCATCCAGTTGATGCCCGGCGGCTATGAACTCGTGCAGACGATGAAGGCGCACGGCGGCCACGCGGCGCTCGTCTCCGGCGGCTTCACCGCCTTTACGCAGAAAATTGCGTCGGCGCTCGGCTTTGACGAACACCGCGCCAACACGCTGCTGGTCGACGGCGGCCGCCTGACCGGCTACGTCGCCCGCCCGATCCTTGGCCGTCAGGCCAAGGTCACGGCACTGGAGGAGATTACCACTCGCCTCGGCATCACGCCCGACGACGTCATCGCCGTGGGCGACGGCGCGAATGACCTCGGCATGCTGGGCCGCGCCGGGATCGGGGTCGCACTGCATGCGAAACCATCAGTACAGGCCGAATGCGACGTGCGGATCAACCACGGCGACCTGACCGCCCTGCTGTTCGTCCAAGGCTACGCCCGCAGCGAATTTGCAACCTGA
- a CDS encoding TSUP family transporter, translating into MFEVANDVLIWLMLAAFIAGMVDSIAGGGGLITLPVLVLAGAPPVTAIATNKVQGVFGAGMAAISYARGGHVDPRKQVKPALLALGAGMGGALLTSHLPTDVIRLGLPVLLIGIALFFALKPGLNDIDRAQRIAPGVFALTIVPLVAFYDGLIGPGAGAFYMLGFVALAGYGVLRATAHTKLLNLASNLGGITIYALVAHPWWSVGLAMGAAQMAGAWVGSRLAMRIGARLIKPVLVTAATALAVRLLWQMWG; encoded by the coding sequence ATGTTCGAAGTCGCGAATGACGTCCTGATCTGGCTGATGCTGGCTGCCTTCATCGCCGGCATGGTCGATTCCATTGCCGGCGGCGGCGGCCTGATCACCCTGCCGGTGCTGGTGCTGGCCGGTGCGCCGCCGGTGACGGCGATCGCCACGAACAAGGTGCAGGGCGTCTTCGGCGCCGGGATGGCCGCGATCAGCTATGCCCGCGGCGGCCACGTCGATCCGCGCAAACAGGTGAAACCGGCGCTGCTGGCGCTTGGGGCGGGCATGGGCGGTGCGCTGCTGACGTCGCACCTGCCGACCGACGTGATCCGGCTGGGCCTGCCGGTCCTGCTGATCGGGATCGCGCTGTTCTTTGCGCTGAAACCCGGCCTGAACGACATCGACCGCGCCCAGCGGATCGCGCCGGGCGTCTTTGCGCTGACCATCGTGCCGCTCGTCGCCTTCTACGACGGGCTGATCGGACCGGGGGCCGGGGCGTTCTACATGCTGGGGTTCGTGGCCCTTGCAGGCTACGGCGTGCTGCGCGCCACCGCGCATACCAAGCTGCTGAACCTTGCGTCCAACCTTGGCGGCATCACCATCTATGCGCTGGTGGCCCACCCGTGGTGGAGCGTCGGTCTCGCGATGGGGGCCGCCCAGATGGCGGGGGCTTGGGTCGGGTCGCGCCTTGCCATGCGGATCGGCGCGCGCCTAATCAAGCCTGTGCTGGTCACAGCCGCAACGGCGCTTGCCGTGCGGCTGCTTTGGCAGATGTGGGGCTGA
- a CDS encoding rhodanese-like domain-containing protein: protein MKTAKDYLAEANEVITRMPTADAIKAHGSDDGGIWIDVRDSGDIAKTGTIKGAKRVPRGFMEFAADPASPYHKDFLKPDGKYYLVCGAGGQAALAGKTLKEMGYTDVTNVGGVPDWKEAGGPTEEA, encoded by the coding sequence ATGAAAACCGCAAAAGACTACCTCGCAGAAGCCAACGAAGTGATCACCCGGATGCCGACCGCCGATGCGATCAAGGCCCATGGGTCCGACGACGGCGGCATCTGGATCGACGTGCGCGACAGCGGCGATATCGCCAAGACCGGCACCATCAAGGGCGCCAAGCGCGTGCCGCGTGGGTTCATGGAATTCGCGGCCGACCCGGCCTCGCCCTATCACAAGGATTTCCTGAAGCCCGACGGCAAGTACTACCTTGTCTGCGGTGCCGGCGGTCAGGCGGCCCTGGCCGGCAAGACGCTGAAAGAGATGGGTTACACCGACGTCACCAACGTCGGCGGCGTGCCGGACTGGAAAGAGGCCGGCGGTCCAACCGAAGAGGCGTAA
- a CDS encoding SH3 domain-containing protein, with product MKTIIAAALAAGLAGCAVPEVVQGRYVVQGVEADDMLKLRAGPGTGYIAVLGLPNGTEVLVDSCDPNGNTSWCRLTLDDGQGVTGYASKAYLRKL from the coding sequence ATGAAGACGATTATCGCCGCAGCACTGGCCGCGGGTCTTGCCGGGTGCGCCGTACCGGAAGTCGTGCAGGGCCGCTATGTCGTGCAGGGCGTCGAGGCGGACGACATGCTGAAGCTGCGGGCCGGGCCGGGCACCGGCTATATCGCCGTGCTGGGCCTGCCGAACGGCACGGAGGTCCTAGTCGACAGTTGCGATCCGAACGGCAACACGTCGTGGTGCCGGTTGACGCTGGACGACGGGCAGGGTGTGACGGGCTATGCCTCCAAGGCGTACCTTCGCAAGCTGTGA
- a CDS encoding response regulator transcription factor, whose product MAQLKKILLVDDDDDLREALGEQLLMTEDFDVFEADDGATAMTKAKEQLYDLIILDVGLPDTDGRELCRLMRKQGVKCPIVMLTAQDSDADTIYGLDAGANDYVSKPFKFPVLLARIRSQLRTHEQSEDAVFQLGPYTFRPAQKMLVTEDDKKVRLTEKETNILKFLYRASDGVVARDVLLHEVWGYNAGVTTHTLETHIYRLRQKIEPDPSNARLLVTEQGGYRLVA is encoded by the coding sequence ATGGCCCAATTGAAAAAGATTTTGCTGGTGGACGACGACGACGACCTGCGCGAAGCGCTGGGCGAGCAGTTGTTGATGACCGAAGATTTCGACGTGTTCGAGGCCGATGATGGCGCGACCGCGATGACGAAAGCCAAGGAGCAGCTTTACGACCTGATCATCCTTGACGTCGGCCTGCCCGATACGGATGGCCGAGAGCTGTGCCGCCTGATGCGCAAGCAGGGCGTGAAATGCCCGATTGTCATGCTGACGGCGCAGGACAGCGACGCGGACACGATCTATGGCCTCGACGCCGGCGCCAACGATTATGTCAGCAAGCCGTTCAAGTTTCCGGTCCTGCTGGCCCGGATCCGCAGCCAGCTGCGCACCCACGAACAATCCGAGGATGCTGTGTTCCAGCTGGGGCCGTATACCTTCCGCCCGGCGCAGAAGATGCTGGTGACCGAGGACGACAAGAAGGTGCGGCTGACCGAGAAGGAAACGAACATCCTCAAGTTCCTGTATCGTGCCTCTGACGGTGTGGTCGCCCGCGACGTGCTGCTGCACGAGGTCTGGGGCTATAACGCCGGAGTCACGACGCATACGCTGGAAACGCACATCTATCGCCTGCGTCAGAAGATCGAGCCCGATCCGTCCAATGCCCGGCTGCTGGTGACGGAACAGGGTGGTTATCGGCTGGTAGCGTAA
- the ribA gene encoding GTP cyclohydrolase II, which yields MGFAPDSTERLARARADLRMGVPVVVAGQGVILAAETLQPDRLAVLRDLGAAVAITDWRAQTLKVAAYDGDIARIVIPRDADAAWVRALADPAGDLRSPMKGPLRALRDGSADLARAAVALCKSARLLPAAVIAPLDEADGFAAQHGLTVIDGTAARATDMSPLHGVVSARLPMSVSEAGRLHVFRPADGGEEHYAVEIGQPDRSQPVLARLHSACFTGDLLGSLKCDCGPQLRAALGQMGAEGHGVLLYLNQEGRGIGLANKMRAYRLQDQGFDTVEANHRLGFHDDERDFRIGAAILRQMGFGAVRLLTNNPAKIARMEASGIKVVERVPLKVGENAHNHAYLATKAAKSGHLL from the coding sequence ATGGGGTTCGCACCCGACAGCACCGAACGACTCGCCCGCGCCCGCGCCGATCTGCGCATGGGGGTGCCCGTCGTGGTGGCGGGACAGGGTGTCATCCTCGCGGCAGAGACATTGCAGCCCGACCGGCTGGCCGTGCTGCGCGACCTTGGCGCCGCCGTGGCGATCACCGACTGGCGCGCCCAGACGCTGAAGGTCGCGGCCTACGACGGCGACATCGCCCGGATCGTGATCCCGCGCGACGCGGATGCCGCATGGGTCCGTGCGCTGGCCGACCCCGCAGGCGACCTGCGCAGCCCGATGAAAGGGCCGCTGCGGGCCTTGCGCGACGGGTCAGCCGACCTCGCGCGCGCCGCCGTCGCCCTGTGCAAATCCGCCCGCTTGCTGCCTGCGGCCGTGATCGCACCGCTCGACGAAGCGGACGGCTTTGCCGCGCAACACGGTCTGACCGTGATCGACGGCACCGCCGCCCGCGCCACCGACATGTCACCCCTGCACGGCGTCGTCAGCGCCCGCCTGCCCATGTCCGTGTCAGAGGCCGGCCGCCTGCACGTCTTTCGCCCCGCCGACGGTGGCGAAGAACACTATGCAGTCGAAATCGGCCAGCCCGACCGCAGTCAGCCGGTACTGGCGCGTCTGCACTCCGCCTGTTTCACCGGCGACCTGCTGGGATCGCTGAAATGCGACTGCGGCCCGCAATTGCGCGCGGCCTTGGGCCAGATGGGGGCAGAGGGGCACGGCGTCCTCCTTTACCTCAACCAGGAAGGCCGCGGCATTGGCCTCGCCAACAAGATGCGCGCTTACCGGTTGCAGGATCAGGGGTTCGATACGGTCGAGGCGAATCACCGCCTCGGCTTTCACGACGACGAACGCGATTTCCGCATCGGCGCCGCGATCCTGCGGCAGATGGGCTTTGGCGCCGTCCGCCTGCTGACCAACAACCCCGCCAAGATCGCCCGGATGGAAGCGTCGGGCATCAAGGTCGTGGAACGCGTTCCGCTGAAGGTCGGCGAAAACGCCCACAACCATGCCTATCTGGCGACGAAGGCGGCAAAGTCGGGGCATCTGCTTTGA
- a CDS encoding L,D-transpeptidase family protein, which yields MKATDLVVMPTHLRFLGRRFACTIGRGGLTDAKREGDGATPRGTHRIVGMLYRPDRLGPPADWAVPIWPGDLWSDDVTDPDYNMMVRVPHPNRHEYLRRADPMYDLVILTDWNWPYPVKGRGSAIFIHQWRGPGRPTAGCIGLSRRHLAWIAPRIMYNTRLVIA from the coding sequence GTGAAAGCGACTGACCTTGTGGTGATGCCCACGCATCTGCGGTTTCTCGGGCGGCGGTTTGCCTGCACCATCGGGCGCGGCGGTCTGACGGACGCCAAACGCGAAGGCGACGGGGCGACGCCACGCGGCACGCACCGAATCGTCGGGATGCTCTACCGGCCCGACCGACTGGGGCCGCCCGCCGATTGGGCTGTGCCGATCTGGCCCGGCGATCTGTGGTCCGACGACGTGACCGATCCCGATTACAACATGATGGTGCGGGTGCCGCACCCGAATCGCCACGAGTATCTGCGCCGCGCCGACCCGATGTATGATCTGGTGATTCTCACCGACTGGAACTGGCCGTATCCGGTGAAAGGCCGTGGTTCCGCGATCTTTATCCACCAGTGGCGGGGACCGGGACGCCCGACTGCAGGCTGTATCGGCCTGTCGCGGCGGCATCTGGCATGGATAGCCCCAAGGATTATGTATAACACTCGGCTTGTTATCGCTTAG
- a CDS encoding RNA pyrophosphohydrolase — MKTQGHFMTLDQIEQLPYRPCVGVMLANTRGHVFVGQRRDSDTPAWQMPQGGVDAGEKCLDAALRELWEETGVTEKLVSVEAETRGLIRYDLPHDLVGKAWGGKYRGQEQKWFLFRFHGTDADVNIATEHPEFSSWKWIPKDQLVDAIVPFKRAVYTQVLAELGDRL; from the coding sequence ATGAAAACCCAAGGCCATTTCATGACACTCGACCAGATCGAACAGCTGCCCTACCGCCCCTGCGTGGGCGTCATGCTTGCGAACACCCGCGGGCATGTCTTCGTGGGTCAGCGCCGCGATAGCGACACCCCCGCCTGGCAGATGCCCCAGGGCGGCGTCGATGCGGGAGAGAAATGTCTGGACGCGGCCCTGCGCGAGCTGTGGGAAGAAACCGGCGTCACCGAGAAGCTGGTCAGCGTCGAGGCGGAAACCCGCGGTCTGATTCGCTATGACCTGCCGCACGATCTGGTCGGCAAGGCCTGGGGCGGCAAGTATCGCGGTCAGGAACAGAAGTGGTTCCTGTTCCGCTTTCACGGCACCGATGCGGACGTGAACATCGCGACCGAACACCCCGAGTTCTCTTCTTGGAAATGGATACCCAAGGACCAGCTGGTCGACGCGATCGTCCCGTTCAAGCGCGCCGTCTACACGCAGGTGCTGGCCGAACTGGGCGACCGCCTGTGA
- a CDS encoding lytic murein transglycosylase, translating to MRPSVRPAAATAPAAVAPPARTYAQVPDAGFDAWVRGFRKRALGQGVSGATFDAAFARAGFIPDSIALDRNQAEFVKPLSEYMATAASDERVATGRAMLVQFGGLLDRIEAKYGVDRQVVLAVWGMESNFGRRRGAVPLISTLATLAYEGRRGRFFEGQLVAALQILQRGDTTPANMTGSWAGAMGHTQFMPTSYAAYAVDFTGDGRRDIWSDDPSDALASTAAYLAHFGWTKGQPWGVEVRLPVGFDYSLSAHSVSRTTADWAALGVVGTGGRAVAGQGSASLITPTGAGGPAFLVFKNYDAISRYNNAEAYIIGVGHLGDRIAGAGPLVHPFVAGERSLKRAERVELQQRLTAAGFGTGGADGKIGPASRRAIRAYQARLGLPQDGYASLTLLERLR from the coding sequence ATGCGCCCGTCCGTGCGGCCTGCGGCGGCCACCGCCCCTGCTGCGGTCGCACCACCTGCGCGGACTTATGCGCAGGTACCCGACGCGGGGTTTGACGCCTGGGTGCGGGGCTTTCGCAAGCGGGCGCTGGGGCAGGGGGTGTCGGGGGCCACGTTCGATGCGGCCTTCGCGCGGGCCGGGTTCATTCCGGACAGCATCGCGCTGGACCGCAATCAGGCGGAGTTCGTCAAGCCGCTGTCGGAGTACATGGCGACGGCTGCGTCGGACGAGCGGGTGGCCACGGGCCGCGCGATGCTGGTGCAATTTGGCGGCCTGCTGGACCGGATCGAGGCAAAATACGGTGTCGATCGTCAGGTGGTGCTGGCGGTCTGGGGAATGGAGAGCAACTTTGGCCGCAGGCGCGGGGCGGTGCCGCTGATCTCGACCCTCGCCACGCTGGCCTACGAGGGGCGTCGGGGGCGGTTCTTTGAAGGGCAGCTGGTGGCGGCGCTGCAGATCCTGCAGCGGGGCGATACGACGCCCGCAAATATGACCGGGTCGTGGGCCGGGGCGATGGGGCATACGCAGTTCATGCCGACGAGCTATGCCGCCTATGCGGTGGATTTCACCGGCGATGGGCGGCGTGACATCTGGTCGGACGATCCGAGTGACGCGCTCGCCTCGACCGCCGCCTATCTGGCGCACTTTGGTTGGACAAAGGGCCAGCCCTGGGGGGTAGAGGTGCGGTTGCCGGTGGGGTTCGATTACAGCCTTTCGGCGCACAGCGTGTCGCGGACGACGGCGGACTGGGCGGCGTTAGGCGTTGTCGGGACCGGCGGCCGGGCCGTTGCGGGGCAGGGCTCGGCCAGCCTAATCACGCCGACCGGGGCCGGCGGGCCCGCGTTTCTGGTGTTCAAGAACTATGATGCCATCAGCCGTTACAACAACGCCGAGGCCTATATCATCGGTGTCGGGCATCTGGGCGACCGGATCGCGGGGGCGGGGCCGCTGGTGCATCCTTTCGTCGCGGGCGAACGCAGTCTGAAGCGGGCAGAGCGGGTGGAGTTGCAGCAGCGTCTGACGGCGGCGGGGTTCGGCACCGGTGGGGCGGACGGCAAGATCGGACCGGCCTCGCGCCGGGCGATCAGGGCCTATCAGGCGCGGTTGGGCCTGCCGCAGGACGGCTATGCCAGTCTGACGTTACTGGAGCGGCTGCGCTGA